Proteins from a single region of Rhodovibrio salinarum DSM 9154:
- a CDS encoding WG repeat-containing protein: MSDGFPMRALFVAQLGGALMACALLWPVPSAQAQAQTCKASGRAHAFEALYPSETPTPRGTDCMAALGNGMAAVRLPALGVHIDDVAAARGLKDHRWGLIDRDGKLVAAPQFDAVKPFAQGLAAAKDGSDWGFIDASGNWVVDAAFQDAKPFAEIGIAPVKRDYHWTLIGRDDHDLDIDLGENVASIEVGAGDPAPVRTTYHAVHTAPDGRQLVVSGDMEVLGRFGDPEENLFRVSFDDGVGVLNGDSILVVPPFYDSIDAPNEEGGLWIANRGSAGQTLLKPDGTVVGDDYRNVRRLSDDFWLVVDRDSQLAILDRNGTVLTKVDRDAYYNLDRVGPFVVYQAEDGPRVLAPGAQEPLVLEDGFTAEMVLDNSLLVLGDGEGGIGGLVSRAGHKLLRKTHKWVGQIDSIEVRGGSYWMKNAQRNFLNVLGPDLQPTLTPEVRDKVGEYGLEVVQRVPEDEGPVPIAILTRGHCNCAGEGAGLLLSDGRIVVDQAWQKVTPLDEDPTQTRDSRFAVETADGVGMIDGHGKVVLAATRNSIAKFQHGYAMTYADGAVQALDREGKLYDLPPAFGMDVVAPGFLAYQKTAAADALLRLYDIQAGEPRGEAKFQAIEDFVDGQAIATAADGKVGVIDTNGDWTLSPRYGYVERLNGQLWAVQHKPSETFFNREPRAIVDASGEMIVPYTSQLQIAPWPDGRILVYCGCNDDHLDRLLSPSGEIELDGRKTKFARVGNWVRTARRPATGYLTADGDWALPLRVGVGSSFHEDSGHALFRDHTGPHIIDQQGERVADLETAWWSWPADSDWLIGSDHVAGKTVYADAQGEPALRLESQAGAFRNGVALSRADRDEPAVWIDNSGTPLDIGRYRDLGMLSDDGLAFAAGAEGVYGYIDRKGRYLIPPVYSNATAFSDGRAVVTTGYNAMMIDRTGRPVARVTQRCGVRVLYGPDNRRVWPEAMPSNCR; this comes from the coding sequence ATGAGCGATGGTTTCCCGATGCGCGCTCTCTTCGTGGCACAACTCGGCGGCGCGCTCATGGCGTGTGCGCTGCTTTGGCCGGTGCCGTCTGCCCAGGCACAGGCGCAGACGTGCAAGGCCTCTGGACGCGCCCACGCGTTTGAAGCGCTTTATCCCTCGGAGACGCCGACCCCTCGCGGCACCGACTGTATGGCAGCGCTTGGCAATGGCATGGCCGCGGTGCGCTTGCCCGCTTTGGGCGTGCACATCGATGACGTCGCGGCGGCCCGGGGGTTGAAGGATCATCGATGGGGCCTGATCGACCGTGATGGGAAGCTTGTCGCGGCGCCGCAGTTCGATGCCGTGAAGCCGTTCGCGCAGGGGCTTGCCGCAGCCAAGGACGGGTCGGACTGGGGCTTCATCGACGCTTCGGGGAACTGGGTCGTCGACGCGGCATTCCAGGATGCGAAGCCGTTCGCCGAGATCGGCATCGCCCCGGTCAAACGCGACTATCACTGGACGTTGATCGGGCGCGATGACCATGACCTCGACATCGATCTTGGCGAGAATGTCGCCTCGATTGAGGTTGGCGCGGGCGATCCGGCGCCGGTCCGGACGACCTACCATGCGGTCCATACCGCCCCGGACGGCCGGCAACTGGTCGTTTCGGGCGACATGGAAGTGCTCGGCCGGTTCGGCGATCCCGAGGAAAACCTGTTCCGCGTCAGCTTCGATGACGGGGTCGGCGTCCTCAACGGTGACTCTATCTTGGTCGTGCCGCCGTTCTATGACTCGATCGATGCGCCGAACGAAGAAGGTGGCTTGTGGATCGCCAATCGCGGTTCCGCCGGGCAGACGCTGTTGAAGCCCGACGGCACGGTCGTCGGGGACGATTACCGTAACGTCCGGCGGCTTTCCGACGATTTCTGGCTGGTGGTCGACCGGGACAGCCAGCTCGCGATCCTGGATCGCAATGGCACGGTGCTCACCAAGGTTGATCGGGATGCCTATTACAACCTCGACCGGGTCGGTCCCTTCGTCGTGTATCAGGCAGAGGATGGCCCCCGCGTCTTGGCCCCTGGCGCACAGGAACCGCTGGTCCTCGAAGACGGCTTCACCGCAGAGATGGTCCTCGATAACAGCCTGCTGGTGCTCGGGGATGGCGAAGGGGGCATCGGCGGGCTCGTATCGCGCGCCGGTCACAAGCTCTTGCGCAAAACCCACAAGTGGGTCGGGCAGATCGACTCGATCGAGGTCCGGGGCGGTTCCTATTGGATGAAGAACGCGCAGCGCAATTTTCTTAATGTGCTGGGACCGGACCTCCAGCCCACGCTGACGCCGGAGGTCCGCGACAAGGTGGGGGAGTATGGCCTGGAGGTCGTCCAGCGAGTCCCGGAAGACGAGGGTCCGGTGCCGATCGCCATCCTGACCCGTGGCCATTGTAATTGCGCCGGTGAGGGCGCCGGCCTCTTGCTGTCCGATGGCCGTATCGTGGTCGATCAGGCGTGGCAGAAGGTGACGCCGCTGGATGAAGATCCCACCCAGACGCGGGACTCCCGCTTTGCCGTGGAGACGGCCGATGGGGTCGGCATGATCGACGGGCACGGCAAGGTCGTGCTGGCCGCGACGCGGAACAGTATCGCCAAGTTCCAGCACGGCTATGCGATGACCTACGCGGACGGTGCGGTTCAAGCTCTCGACCGGGAGGGCAAGCTTTACGATCTGCCCCCCGCTTTTGGCATGGACGTGGTCGCGCCGGGCTTCCTGGCCTACCAGAAAACGGCGGCGGCCGATGCGCTCCTGCGTCTGTACGATATCCAAGCCGGTGAGCCCAGGGGCGAGGCCAAGTTCCAGGCGATCGAGGACTTCGTCGACGGGCAGGCGATTGCCACCGCGGCCGACGGCAAGGTCGGCGTCATCGATACGAACGGCGATTGGACGCTGTCACCGCGCTACGGTTACGTCGAGCGCCTGAACGGTCAGCTGTGGGCGGTCCAACACAAGCCGTCGGAGACGTTCTTTAACCGGGAACCGCGCGCGATCGTGGATGCCTCGGGTGAGATGATCGTGCCCTATACCTCCCAGCTTCAGATCGCGCCCTGGCCGGACGGGCGGATCCTGGTCTATTGCGGTTGCAATGATGACCATCTGGACCGTCTGCTATCGCCGAGTGGCGAGATCGAACTTGACGGTCGGAAGACGAAATTCGCGCGTGTCGGCAATTGGGTGCGGACCGCCCGGCGTCCTGCCACGGGCTATCTCACTGCCGACGGGGACTGGGCGCTCCCCCTTCGCGTGGGCGTTGGCTCGTCCTTCCACGAAGACTCCGGCCACGCGCTCTTCCGCGATCACACAGGACCGCACATTATCGACCAACAGGGTGAACGGGTCGCCGACCTGGAGACCGCATGGTGGTCCTGGCCGGCGGACTCGGACTGGCTCATCGGTTCGGATCATGTGGCGGGCAAGACGGTCTATGCCGACGCGCAAGGCGAGCCGGCCTTGCGCCTGGAGAGCCAGGCGGGCGCGTTCCGCAACGGTGTGGCGTTGTCGCGCGCGGATCGGGACGAGCCGGCCGTTTGGATCGACAACTCCGGCACGCCGCTGGATATCGGCCGCTATCGCGATCTGGGGATGCTCAGCGACGATGGGCTGGCGTTCGCCGCCGGCGCCGAGGGCGTCTACGGATATATCGACCGGAAGGGGCGGTATCTGATCCCGCCGGTCTATAGCAATGCCACTGCGTTCAGCG
- a CDS encoding WG repeat-containing protein, which yields MTQEDWAEVYASYVKQGPVRVRNDARLYGAIGANGDWVIDPKYADLSSFTDGYALARKPGSDDGLIVADDGTEHAVRRAVFRNRGEITDGILTYRQRVSDRRGPRYGLWDVDASKTISEPVFTDVTEFSGGFAAAEMPGSKPSEQVWGIIDRAGNWVIDPAYASYREPERLASGLYLLTEREDSESSYTLAAPETGEVIATGLSARPQEMKHGRILVQPASGGARLINRAGETLFETTSPLEDITPMGDLAVLTFGSRRGAVDAQGNWRLQPRFDQIKFTLPQQVARAYDGNETIFVKADGSILDLDAERTFPISGMNRYARILEDERATALIDPKGQELARIEGLYKLTYETGSEGLVPYRDAEAHKEGFLDAQGKKVIGPFFDVLGPMTEGRAFFLRSDVSGRLFGFIDREGALAIPANYSAVNSFSEGHSLVVDQDGELFFINKQGEMTIHFGTHCGQIVVENAQGERTWPDEQPACEDAAEDGASQDSPAQEGGEQ from the coding sequence GTGACCCAGGAGGACTGGGCCGAGGTCTATGCGTCCTACGTCAAACAGGGGCCGGTGCGCGTGCGCAACGACGCGCGCCTTTATGGCGCGATCGGGGCTAACGGCGACTGGGTCATCGACCCGAAGTATGCCGATTTATCCTCTTTTACTGACGGCTACGCGCTTGCCCGGAAGCCGGGGAGCGACGACGGGTTGATCGTGGCCGATGACGGCACGGAGCATGCGGTACGGCGTGCGGTCTTCCGCAATCGCGGCGAGATAACCGACGGCATTCTAACCTACCGCCAGCGTGTTTCCGATCGCCGGGGACCGCGTTATGGCCTGTGGGATGTCGATGCCAGCAAGACGATCAGCGAGCCTGTCTTCACCGATGTGACGGAATTCTCCGGCGGTTTCGCAGCAGCCGAGATGCCAGGATCAAAGCCGAGTGAGCAGGTGTGGGGCATCATCGACCGCGCGGGCAATTGGGTGATCGATCCCGCGTATGCCAGCTACCGAGAACCCGAGCGCCTCGCCTCGGGCCTCTATCTGCTGACCGAGCGGGAAGACAGCGAAAGCTCTTACACGCTGGCCGCGCCGGAAACGGGCGAGGTGATCGCGACCGGCTTGAGCGCGCGACCGCAGGAGATGAAGCACGGGCGTATCCTCGTGCAACCCGCCAGCGGCGGGGCGCGCCTCATCAACCGCGCGGGGGAGACGCTCTTTGAGACCACCAGTCCGCTAGAGGATATCACGCCTATGGGGGATTTGGCGGTCCTGACCTTCGGCTCGCGGAGGGGGGCGGTCGATGCGCAGGGGAACTGGCGCCTTCAGCCGCGCTTCGATCAAATAAAATTTACCCTGCCGCAGCAGGTGGCGCGTGCTTATGACGGCAACGAGACGATCTTCGTCAAGGCCGACGGCAGCATCCTGGACCTGGACGCCGAGAGGACGTTCCCGATTTCCGGAATGAACCGCTATGCCCGGATCTTGGAGGACGAGAGGGCAACTGCACTGATCGATCCTAAGGGGCAGGAACTGGCGCGTATCGAAGGTCTCTACAAGCTGACCTATGAAACGGGAAGCGAAGGACTGGTCCCGTACCGCGACGCGGAGGCGCACAAAGAGGGCTTCCTCGATGCCCAAGGGAAGAAAGTCATCGGGCCGTTCTTCGACGTTCTTGGTCCCATGACCGAAGGACGGGCCTTTTTCCTGCGATCGGATGTTTCTGGCCGGTTGTTCGGGTTTATCGACCGGGAGGGCGCGCTCGCCATTCCGGCCAACTATTCCGCGGTGAACTCCTTTAGCGAAGGCCACTCCTTGGTGGTCGATCAGGACGGTGAACTGTTCTTCATCAACAAGCAGGGTGAAATGACGATCCACTTCGGCACGCACTGTGGGCAGATCGTTGTCGAGAACGCGCAGGGAGAGCGCACCTGGCCGGACGAGCAGCCCGCTTGCGAGGACGCGGCAGAGGACGGTGCATCTCAAGACAGCCCGGCCCAGGAAGGGGGTGAACAATGA
- a CDS encoding WG repeat-containing protein, translated as MRDILARLSFGYSTVCPSPLGAVCKGEFMTCLRLRMAICLALVLAASPALAAQNWPRSCDWRDPVSCFGTFHDGRALVPTGSVESLDKAPVYGYIDYDGQMAIAPRFEKAAPFANGLAQVKLDGKWGYIDTSGAFVISPHYDSANSFNAAGVAVVEEGEEFSLIDRTGAVVKRFPLGARYLEPGNQSELSLTPIEVPVVPKVWNAASETVLTLPDKTMRVEPAPSVEGGLFVLIRDSRYRGQWGLLDADGAWIVAPETLHTRYLPKTDGEAFALKRDDGWQLVDRQGQALTQPVFRTISLVAPGIWYVRQQDRTKLLLGNDGNTLVSLGKRPRQINRDELPTYFQIDEGVVIINAAGEVVTKTFADFDSGRVKGDYLWIYDKESQPVEPFSPDGTAVLDDETTARLEDYYVTPLPATAANEATLPLAELRPKDVNAAPAILSREARS; from the coding sequence ATGCGCGACATTCTGGCGCGTTTGTCTTTCGGCTATTCGACCGTCTGTCCGTCGCCTTTAGGGGCGGTGTGTAAAGGAGAGTTTATGACTTGCCTCCGGCTGCGTATGGCCATTTGTCTTGCGTTGGTTCTTGCCGCCTCGCCTGCCTTGGCAGCTCAGAATTGGCCGCGGAGTTGCGATTGGCGGGACCCTGTCAGTTGCTTCGGCACGTTTCACGACGGGCGGGCTCTTGTGCCGACTGGATCGGTCGAGTCGTTAGATAAGGCGCCGGTCTATGGCTATATCGACTATGACGGTCAGATGGCGATCGCGCCGCGTTTCGAGAAGGCGGCCCCCTTTGCCAATGGGCTTGCTCAGGTAAAGCTCGACGGCAAGTGGGGCTACATCGATACGTCTGGCGCATTTGTGATTTCACCGCATTACGATTCGGCCAATTCTTTCAATGCCGCCGGTGTTGCCGTCGTCGAAGAGGGGGAGGAATTCAGCCTGATCGACCGGACCGGGGCCGTTGTGAAGCGCTTTCCGCTTGGCGCGCGTTACCTTGAGCCGGGGAATCAGAGCGAACTCTCGCTGACGCCGATTGAAGTGCCGGTCGTCCCCAAAGTCTGGAACGCGGCGTCCGAGACGGTGCTCACCCTGCCCGACAAGACGATGCGGGTGGAGCCGGCGCCGTCTGTCGAGGGCGGTTTGTTCGTCCTGATACGGGACAGCCGCTATCGCGGGCAGTGGGGCCTGCTGGACGCGGATGGCGCATGGATCGTTGCCCCGGAAACGTTGCACACGCGGTACTTGCCGAAAACCGATGGCGAGGCCTTTGCACTTAAGCGCGACGACGGTTGGCAGCTCGTGGATCGCCAGGGGCAGGCGCTGACGCAACCTGTGTTCCGGACCATCTCGCTGGTCGCACCCGGCATCTGGTATGTCCGGCAACAAGATCGCACCAAGCTGTTGCTGGGCAATGACGGCAATACGCTCGTGTCGCTTGGTAAGAGACCGCGCCAGATCAACCGCGATGAGCTCCCCACTTACTTCCAGATCGACGAGGGGGTCGTGATCATCAACGCGGCAGGCGAGGTCGTGACCAAAACCTTCGCCGATTTCGACTCTGGCCGCGTAAAAGGCGACTATCTCTGGATATACGATAAAGAATCTCAGCCGGTCGAGCCTTTTAGTCCGGATGGAACTGCGGTGCTCGACGACGAGACGACGGCGCGCCTTGAGGATTATTACGTCACGCCTTTGCCTGCCACCGCAGCCAATGAGGCCACACTACCGCTCGCGGAGTTGCGCCCGAAAGACGTGAACGCCGCCCCGGCGATTTTATCCCGGGAGGCGCGATCGTGA
- a CDS encoding L-idonate 5-dehydrogenase, protein METRVCRLHSEHDLRLETLPLAEPERGEVRVRMGAGGICGSDLHYFHDGGFGPIRVKEPIILGHEVAGTVEVLGEGVTGLAIGDKVALNPSRPCGECRYCAEGHFNHCLNMRFLGSAMRLPHEQGGFREHMVVSASQCELLSQETSLTRGACAEPLAVCLHAANRAGDLSGRRVLVTGAGPIGALCAAVARHRGAAEVVVTDLHDTPLSVARAMGASQTINTAEQSDVLDAYGKDKGTFDVAFECSAAAPALASAIATVRPLGRIVQVGVTGDMSVPINAVVGKEIDLVGTHRFHAEFADAAKLIDTQAIDVAPMITHQLPLDSFSEAFQLAGDRTQAVKAQLLF, encoded by the coding sequence ATGGAAACCCGCGTTTGCCGCTTGCATAGCGAGCACGATCTCCGCCTCGAGACGCTTCCCCTTGCCGAACCGGAGCGCGGCGAGGTCCGCGTGCGCATGGGCGCCGGCGGGATTTGTGGCTCGGACCTGCACTACTTCCACGACGGCGGCTTCGGCCCGATCCGCGTGAAGGAACCGATCATCCTCGGGCACGAGGTCGCTGGGACGGTCGAGGTGCTGGGCGAGGGGGTCACGGGCCTCGCCATTGGCGACAAGGTGGCGCTCAACCCAAGCCGCCCATGTGGGGAGTGCCGCTATTGCGCGGAGGGGCACTTCAACCATTGCCTCAACATGCGGTTCCTCGGCTCCGCGATGCGGCTTCCCCACGAGCAGGGCGGGTTTCGCGAGCACATGGTGGTGTCAGCCAGCCAATGCGAACTGCTGTCGCAGGAGACCAGTCTGACGCGCGGCGCCTGCGCGGAGCCGCTTGCCGTCTGTCTGCATGCGGCAAACCGGGCTGGCGACCTGTCCGGCAGGCGCGTTCTGGTGACCGGAGCGGGCCCGATCGGCGCGCTCTGCGCGGCCGTCGCCAGACATCGCGGCGCGGCCGAAGTCGTTGTTACGGACCTGCATGACACGCCGCTGTCGGTTGCGCGGGCGATGGGGGCCAGCCAGACCATCAATACCGCTGAGCAAAGCGATGTGCTCGATGCCTACGGCAAGGACAAGGGCACCTTCGACGTGGCCTTCGAGTGTTCGGCCGCGGCGCCGGCGCTCGCCTCGGCGATCGCCACGGTACGGCCGCTCGGCCGCATCGTTCAGGTCGGGGTGACCGGCGACATGTCGGTTCCGATCAACGCGGTCGTCGGCAAGGAAATCGACCTCGTCGGTACCCACCGCTTCCATGCGGAGTTCGCGGACGCGGCGAAGTTGATCGATACGCAGGCGATCGATGTGGCGCCGATGATCACCCACCAACTGCCGCTCGACAGCTTTTCCGAAGCGTTCCAGCTCGCCGGCGACCGCACGCAGGCGGTCAAGGCGCAACTCCTGTTCTAG
- a CDS encoding TRAP transporter large permease: protein MSLALLVGVFLGGLIVGIPVAVTLGLASLAYIVSAGLPLVVIPQKMYAGMDVFVLLSIPGFILAGNLMNHGGITERIVRFANAIVGWLRGGLGLSNVAASMLFGGISGTAVADSASIGGVMIPGMKKAGYPANFSAAVTAASSTVGPMIPPSVPMIIVGSLSGVSVGRMFMAGAVPGILLGLAMMVTTYVIAVRKQFPRQPWQGMGELGRSFFGAFWALFMTALIVGGLLSGMMTPTETAVVASFYAFLVGAFVYGELPLKKVPKIVVDSAIASAAILVLVGFANVFGWILVSERIPQMIADAVLSVTDNKYVVILLINVFLLCIGMFMETIAALIVLFVPLLTLAEGVGVDPLHFAVFAVLNLMIGLTTPPVGVCLFVCANIARLPLAPVVRAVLPFLVTNIIILLLVSYIPALATWLPTAIFD, encoded by the coding sequence ATGAGTCTGGCGCTGTTAGTTGGTGTGTTTCTCGGCGGACTGATCGTCGGGATTCCCGTGGCGGTCACCCTCGGGCTGGCGTCGCTTGCCTACATCGTTTCCGCGGGTTTGCCGCTCGTCGTGATCCCGCAGAAGATGTACGCGGGCATGGACGTCTTCGTTCTGCTGTCGATCCCCGGCTTCATCCTGGCCGGCAATCTGATGAACCATGGCGGCATCACCGAGCGCATCGTGCGGTTCGCCAACGCGATCGTCGGCTGGTTGCGTGGCGGGCTCGGGCTTTCGAACGTGGCCGCCTCGATGCTGTTTGGCGGCATTTCCGGCACAGCCGTGGCCGATTCCGCATCGATTGGCGGTGTCATGATCCCGGGGATGAAGAAGGCGGGCTATCCGGCGAACTTCTCCGCCGCCGTCACAGCCGCCTCCTCGACGGTGGGGCCGATGATCCCGCCGTCCGTGCCGATGATTATCGTGGGTTCGCTGTCGGGCGTTTCCGTCGGGCGGATGTTCATGGCCGGCGCGGTGCCCGGGATCCTGCTGGGTCTCGCCATGATGGTGACGACCTACGTGATCGCGGTTCGCAAGCAGTTCCCGCGCCAGCCATGGCAAGGCATGGGCGAGCTTGGCCGCTCGTTCTTCGGTGCCTTTTGGGCACTTTTCATGACGGCGCTGATCGTGGGCGGCCTGCTGTCCGGCATGATGACGCCGACCGAGACCGCCGTCGTCGCCAGCTTCTACGCCTTCCTGGTCGGCGCCTTCGTCTACGGCGAACTGCCGCTCAAGAAGGTGCCGAAAATCGTCGTCGATTCCGCGATCGCGTCCGCCGCGATCCTGGTACTGGTGGGCTTCGCCAACGTCTTCGGCTGGATCCTGGTTTCCGAACGGATTCCGCAGATGATCGCGGACGCGGTGCTGTCGGTCACCGACAACAAGTACGTCGTGATCCTGCTGATCAACGTCTTCCTGTTGTGCATCGGGATGTTCATGGAGACGATCGCAGCCCTGATCGTTCTCTTCGTGCCCCTGCTGACGCTGGCCGAGGGCGTTGGCGTCGATCCCTTGCACTTCGCGGTCTTCGCCGTCTTGAACCTGATGATCGGGCTGACCACGCCCCCGGTCGGGGTGTGCCTGTTCGTCTGCGCTAACATCGCCCGTTTACCCTTGGCGCCGGTGGTGCGCGCCGTGCTGCCGTTCCTGGTGACCAACATCATTATCTTGCTGTTGGTGTCGTACATCCCGGCGCTGGCCACCTGGTTGCCAACCGCGATCTTCGATTGA
- a CDS encoding TRAP transporter small permease, with protein sequence MAFRKLHAAIIALCRLGVGLAFAALIVAVLVQVVGRSILNDSPPWTEELTRYSLLWLVAFGAGLSLRTGDLVNVDVVCEALPGRWPWRLRLFAALATAGLCAVLLIPTWRFVSIGVRQTSPVLTLRMDLVHGSILALLVILMIFALSRAIAMLSGKSDGHPAVDSEP encoded by the coding sequence TTGGCGTTCCGGAAACTGCACGCTGCGATCATCGCGCTATGTCGGCTTGGGGTCGGTTTGGCCTTTGCCGCTCTCATTGTGGCGGTCCTTGTCCAGGTTGTGGGCCGGTCGATTCTCAATGACTCCCCGCCCTGGACCGAGGAGCTGACGCGCTATTCGCTGCTCTGGCTCGTGGCCTTCGGCGCCGGTCTGTCGCTGCGGACGGGCGATCTGGTGAATGTCGACGTCGTTTGCGAGGCGCTGCCAGGCCGCTGGCCCTGGCGTCTGCGCCTGTTCGCAGCGCTTGCGACCGCCGGCCTCTGCGCGGTCCTGCTGATCCCGACCTGGCGTTTCGTCTCGATCGGCGTGCGTCAAACCTCGCCGGTTTTGACGCTCAGGATGGACCTGGTGCACGGCAGCATCCTGGCGCTGCTGGTGATCCTCATGATCTTCGCATTGTCGCGGGCGATTGCGATGCTTTCCGGAAAATCCGACGGCCATCCCGCCGTCGATAGCGAGCCATAG
- a CDS encoding TRAP transporter substrate-binding protein, translating to MLKRVCKCLLGATVATTLLSGPALSQEMTLKLGHLANEENTWHKAAVKFGEELSDLTDGEIKVEVYPNESLGSEMDLINGMQLGTADMTITGESLQNWAPKAALLAIPYAYTSLDEMDQVASGEIGEEIEQQIIEKAQIRPIAYFARGPRNLTSNRPIKTPEDLNGLKLRVPNVPLFVDVWKTLGANPTPMAFSEVFTSLQNGTIDGQENPLALINSANFAEVQDYVNLTEHVRSWIYLTISEMTWQEMTDAQQDAVMEAAKRAQAYERKLFLEDEKELKQTLKEKGMEFVEVDKQAFADKARDAVLSNVSDEIRPTVKKLFDK from the coding sequence ATGCTGAAACGAGTCTGCAAATGCCTGCTTGGCGCCACCGTCGCCACCACGCTCCTGTCGGGCCCGGCCCTGTCGCAGGAGATGACGCTCAAGCTGGGCCACCTCGCCAATGAAGAGAACACCTGGCACAAGGCGGCCGTGAAGTTCGGCGAGGAACTCTCCGATCTCACCGATGGTGAGATCAAGGTTGAGGTTTACCCCAACGAATCGCTCGGTTCCGAGATGGATCTCATCAACGGGATGCAGCTCGGCACGGCCGATATGACGATCACCGGTGAGAGTCTGCAGAACTGGGCCCCGAAGGCGGCGCTGCTCGCCATCCCTTACGCCTACACCTCTCTTGACGAGATGGACCAGGTCGCAAGCGGCGAGATCGGCGAAGAGATCGAACAGCAGATCATCGAAAAGGCGCAGATCCGCCCGATCGCCTATTTCGCGCGGGGGCCGCGCAATCTGACGTCGAACCGTCCGATCAAGACGCCGGAGGATCTGAACGGTCTCAAGCTGCGGGTGCCGAATGTCCCGCTGTTCGTCGATGTCTGGAAGACGCTTGGCGCCAATCCGACCCCGATGGCCTTCTCCGAGGTCTTCACCTCGCTGCAGAACGGCACGATCGATGGGCAGGAGAACCCGCTCGCGCTGATCAACTCCGCCAACTTCGCCGAAGTTCAGGACTATGTGAACCTCACCGAGCACGTCCGTTCCTGGATCTATCTCACGATCTCGGAAATGACTTGGCAGGAGATGACGGACGCGCAGCAGGACGCCGTGATGGAAGCGGCCAAGCGTGCGCAGGCCTACGAGCGCAAGCTCTTCCTCGAGGATGAGAAAGAGCTGAAGCAGACGCTGAAGGAAAAGGGCATGGAGTTTGTCGAGGTCGACAAGCAGGCCTTCGCCGACAAGGCCCGCGATGCCGTGCTCTCCAACGTCAGCGACGAAATCCGACCCACGGTCAAGAAGCTCTTCGACAAGTAA
- a CDS encoding GntR family transcriptional regulator: MRQTAPAQQHTLEVAAPIGPQLLRSLRERIIRTELVPGMRLSEQEIAETYTLSRQPVREAFIRLAEEGLVEIRPQRGTFVRKISEADVMDARFVREAIEADIVRLVAETADAHVAADLRDLVARQVEVPDGDPAQFLQLDETFHRTLADAAGKGRAWKILENIKAQMDRVRYLTASEFPKQLLIEQHLAIVDAVERGEGEIAEAAMREHLRKVLSDLPTIIGAYPDFFEPGQQPIE, encoded by the coding sequence ATGCGGCAGACGGCACCAGCCCAGCAGCACACCCTGGAGGTCGCGGCGCCGATCGGCCCGCAATTGCTGCGCAGCCTGCGTGAACGCATTATCCGGACGGAGCTGGTGCCTGGGATGCGGCTCTCCGAACAGGAGATTGCCGAAACCTACACGCTGTCGCGACAGCCGGTGCGCGAAGCCTTTATCCGCCTTGCCGAAGAGGGGTTGGTGGAGATCCGGCCGCAGCGCGGCACCTTCGTGCGGAAGATCTCCGAAGCCGACGTTATGGATGCGCGTTTCGTGCGCGAAGCCATCGAGGCGGACATCGTCCGGCTGGTCGCCGAGACAGCGGACGCGCACGTCGCCGCCGACCTCAGAGATCTCGTCGCGCGCCAGGTCGAGGTTCCTGATGGCGACCCCGCCCAGTTCTTGCAGCTGGACGAAACCTTCCACCGCACGTTGGCGGATGCGGCCGGTAAGGGCCGCGCCTGGAAAATTCTTGAAAACATCAAGGCGCAAATGGACCGGGTGCGCTATCTGACGGCGAGCGAGTTCCCGAAGCAACTGCTCATCGAGCAGCACCTGGCCATCGTCGATGCCGTGGAACGCGGTGAAGGAGAGATCGCGGAAGCCGCGATGCGCGAGCACCTGCGCAAGGTGCTGTCTGATCTGCCCACCATCATCGGGGCCTATCCGGACTTCTTCGAACCCGGCCAACAGCCGATCGAATGA